The genomic region GCTTCCGGCATGTCTTCATTCATGTGATACTGGGCGTGGGAGAGCCCTTCGAACACGATGAGGTCGGCGGGGACTCCCGCCTCGCGCAGTTTCAGGTGCATGCGTACGGTATTGCTGAGAAAAAGATCTCTCGTGCCGGAAGTGAGCATGGTGGGAGGAAAGCCCCGTACATCGCCCCGCGCGGGGGAAAGGAAGGGGTCGGTCATGTCGTGCCCCGCGCTGTAGATTTCCGCAGCTCCGGCAAGCCACCCGTCGTAGCCGACAAGGATGTTGTCCACTTCTTCGTTGGTGAAGTAGCTGTCGCCGGTTTTGCCGAGCTCCGTCCAGGGGGTTCCCGCTCCCAGTGCGGCGGGAAGGGGGAGATTTTCCGCCCTAGCTCTCAAAGCGAGGATGAGCGTCATGGCTCCGCCTGTGGATGTGCCGAAAACGCCGATGCGTTCTGCGGGCGTACGGGAGAGAAGATGGCGGTATACGGCCATGGCATCGTCCATGGCGGCAGGATACGGGAAATCGGGAGCCATACGGTAGTCCACGGAAATGATTTTGAATTTTCCGATGCCTGCCATGAGTACGGCTTCCTGAGTGCCGGCTTCTCCCTGCCCCAGAACATAACCGCCGCCGTGCAGGTGCAGAAGAATGCGCCCGTCGTCGGCAACGTCCTTCGGTTCTATGATGAAAACCGGTACTCCCGCCATGACGTCGGAGCGGGAGGTGACACCCAGCTTTTCCCGCAGCGCGGGCAGGGCGGCGCACTGCTTTTCAGCC from Mailhella massiliensis harbors:
- a CDS encoding alpha/beta hydrolase produces the protein MKTFASVLLSALLTLPSLPVSAGESAFPVPDTVSPELGAMISAGIPDNWRRRPQNAEEWKAWASAMAEKQCAALPALREKLGVTSRSDVMAGVPVFIIEPKDVADDGRILLHLHGGGYVLGQGEAGTQEAVLMAGIGKFKIISVDYRMAPDFPYPAAMDDAMAVYRHLLSRTPAERIGVFGTSTGGAMTLILALRARAENLPLPAALGAGTPWTELGKTGDSYFTNEEVDNILVGYDGWLAGAAEIYSAGHDMTDPFLSPARGDVRGFPPTMLTSGTRDLFLSNTVRMHLKLREAGVPADLIVFEGLSHAQYHMNEDMPEARFHFQELGRFFRTHLKSSAPEER